One window from the genome of Saimiri boliviensis isolate mSaiBol1 chromosome 2, mSaiBol1.pri, whole genome shotgun sequence encodes:
- the RMI1 gene encoding recQ-mediated genome instability protein 1 has translation MSVTSIVLRAETWLLATWHIKVPPMWLEACINWIQEENNNVNLSQAQMNKQVFEQWLLTDLRDLEHPLLPDGILEIPEGELDGFYALQINSLVDVSQPAYSQIQKLRGKNTTNDLVTAETQVTLKPWEAKPSRMLMLQLTDGIVQIQGMEYQSIPALHSDLPPGTKILIYGNVSFRLGVLLLKPENVKVLGGEVDALLGEYAQEKVLARLIGEPDPVVSVIPSNSNQNISGVTDVLDLALGPSDEELLASLDENDELAANNDTSSERCSTTGSSSNTIPRRQSSFEPESVISPRPKEDPSNLSMPFVDGELDDFSLEEALLLEETVQKEQMETKLQPLTFNRNISPNLETFSHNPNTMNNFSLTCKNGNNNWSEKKVSEQLTNEDKSFGCPSARDQNRSIFSVHHNVPLSHDFTNEDTNLEEDNKIKQTSSSDGHFLNNKILNREVVNCVPKRSSQIFNANGHNFQTCSLRSSENSTSLPVAMDLYSPPFIYLSILMASKPKEVTTVKVKAFIVTLTGNLSSSGGIWSITAKVSDGTAYLDVDFVDEILTSLIGFSVPEMKQLKKDPLQYQKFLEGLQKCQRDLIDLCCLMTISFNPSLSKAMVLALQNVNMEHLENLKKRLNK, from the coding sequence atgagtgTGACTAGTATTGTATTAAGAGCTGAAACCTGGCTTTTAGCTACATGGCATATTAAAGTACCTCCGATGTGGCTGGAAGCTTGTATTAACTGGatccaagaagaaaataataatgttaactTGAGTCAGGcccaaatgaataaacaagtgtTTGAGCAGTGGCTCCTTACTGATCTGAGGGATTTGGAGCATCCTCTTTTACCTGATGGCATTTTAGAAATTCCAGAAGGAGAACTAGATGGATTTTATGCTCTGCAGATTAATTCCTTGGTTGATGTAAGTCAGCCTGCATATTCCCAGATACAGAAGTTGAGAGGAAAGAATACAACAAATGATCTAGTTACAGCTGAAACACAAGTAACCCTAAAACCTTGGGAAGCAAAACCTTCGCGAATGTTGATGCTACAGCTAACTGATGGAATTGTACAAATACAGGGAATGGAATATCAGTCTATTCCAGCTCTTCATAGTGATCTTCCTCCGGGTACAAAAATTTTGATTTATGGAAATGTGTCTTTCCGTCTTGGTGTTCTCTTACTGAAACCAGAAAATGTAAAAGTGTTAGGAGGTGAAGTAGATGCTCTTTTAGGAGAATATGCCCAAGAAAAAGTACTTGCAAGATTAATAGGGGAACCTGATCCTGTAGTTTCAGTCATACCAAGCAATTCTAACCAAAATATTTCCGGAGTTACAGATGTTCTAGATCTTGCATTAGGTCCTTCTGATGAAGAACTCTTGGCAAGTCTTGATGAAAATGATGAGCTTGCAGCAAATAATGACACTTCCTCAGAAAGATGTTCCACCACAGGTAGTTCCTCAAATACCATTCCCAGAAGACAGTCAAGTTTTGAGCCAGAATCTGTTATTTCTCCAAGACCAAAAGAGGATCCATCAAACCTATCTATGCCTTTCGTGGATGGGGAATTAGATGACTTTTCATTGGAGGAGGccttgcttttagaagaaactgtcCAGAAAGAACAGATGGAAACTAAATTGCAGCCACTGACTTTTAACAGAAATATCAGTCCAAATTTAGAGacattttcacataatcctaatactatgaataatttttctttgacttgcaaaaatggaaacaataattgGAGTGAAAAAAAGGTATCTGAACAACTGACTAATGAAGACAAATCTTTTGGTTGTCCATCTGCTAGAGACCAAAACAGGAGTATTTTTTCAGTTCATCATAATGTACCCTTATCCCatgattttacaaatgaagatacGAACTTAgaggaagataataaaataaaacaaaccagcaGTTCAGATggacatttcttaaataataaaatattaaatagagaGGTGGTCAACTGTGTACCAAAAAGGAGTTCACAAATTTTTAATGCAAATGGTCACAATTTCCAGACTTGTTCTTTAAGATCATCAGAGAATAGCACTAGTCTTCCTGTTGCCATGGATTTGTATTCTCCACCCTTTATCTACTTGTCTATTCTAATGGCCAGCAAACCAAAGGAAGTTACAACAGTGAAAGTGAAAGCATTTATTGTGACCTTAACTGGAAATCTCTCAAGTTCTGGTGGCATTTGGAGTATAACTGCAAAGGTGTCTGATGGTACTGCATATCTAGATGTAGACTTTGTGGATGAAATACTTACTAGTCTGATAGGGTTCTCAGTACCAGAAATGAAACAGTTAAAAAAGGATCCTCTTCAATACCAAAAGTTCTTGGAAGGTTTGCAGAAATGTCAGAGAGATCTAATAGATTTATGCTGTCTAATgactatttcatttaatccttcctTGTCTAAAGCAATGGTACTGGCATTACAAAATGTTAATATGGAACACCTTGAGAATCTAAAGAAGCggttgaataaataa